TAGTGGTGTTGTTTTGAAATTATTATATTGTAAATTGTCATTCTATTTAGAAATTGTTACATTGTAATGATGTGTTAAAATTTAAATAGTCTCCATATGGGGATCAAGGATGACCCTTGGTTTATTGGTGCACATGTCAATGTATGGTGCCTCGTCATTTTTTCCTTTGCATGAACAATGTGTGCATATTACTTCTATTATGATGGGTTAATACTGAAGCTATGTTGTGTTATTATTACAGATACAAATGTATGGTATGATGTATTTGGTTGGGTATATCATTGGTAGAGTACTACTTGTGACTAGCTTGGCTAGTTAGTTTTGGAAGTATATCTTCTGGTTATTGTAATCTTTGCTTGTAAGCCACCATGTTGTTCTCCTCCCTATGTACACATCACATGTGGGGTTGTTCCTCATTCAAACTAACACACAACCACATGATCTTGTACCTTCCACCCGTACTGCCCTCTGATTCACATTTCATGGTAATCAGAGTCACAAAGAGCTCGGGTACGATGATGTCAACTAGTTCATCCACCACCTCCTCAAACCCAGTATCTAGTGTCATCATTTTGAGAAGCTCATGAGATAGAAACAGAAGTATATATGGGTAGTGCAGAATCTTACTGTGATGTGTGGTGCCCTGTTTGAGGGGTACATCTTTGGCAAGCGTTGCTCCTAAAGCTGAGATCACGGAAAATTTCAATGATAAGGACATTGAAAGGATCAAACGGTACCAAGAGGGTGGGGCTGAATTGGGGCTCTAAAAAATTTAAGCAAGAACCTTATCCTAGCAATAACTACTTCGCCAACTTGTGCGTTTGGACCCTAGAACTAATCAAGATCACACTAAAAGATTCATTGAAagagcatctaggcccctaagtgggttttggtgtattgatgaccaTGCAATTATGGGTGCAATGAGCTTTGCAAAGTGATGATAGATTATTAGAAATTGTGGGTACATGTCGACACAAGGAGACCCCTCAAATACTTCATTAGGTGCGCATTGCCTCAAGTCTCTTAGTTAATTCAAGCCCGAAGATGAGCTGCGACCACACGAGCACCGCTGACGGCACGTTGTTCTTCCAACATTGATAGGTGCACATTGCCTCAACTCTCTTAATTAATTCCTCCACTCTCTTTCGGTGGCCTAGATAGATGGTCGATGTTGTTATTGCTATAAGGCTACTAATAATGCCACCAGCATCAGTGGCTgcaaatgcatatatatatatgcgatgTAGGTACACCAATTCACGTCTTCACGTCTAACGACGGTCAGACAGAGACACGTATGTTCCATCTTTCAAACTAACTGATGGGCAAAAAGCACGGACGGCGtgctaaacaaaaacaaaatcgtTCCATGCATTGATGCTGCTGCTGATCCTCCAAATAAAACAACACAGCCATTATTCCAAAATCCAAACCGCTGGCGAGTACCACGAGTGCAAACTATATGCTTCTAACTTCAGTGCTGATGTAATAATAACAATTAGTCCTCATTGATAACCCATCACAACACAAACACTAACACACATCACAACCACAACCACAACCACAACCACAACGGCACCCCTAATATGCAAGGAGGGTCATTCATGATCCTCCACCAGATTACACAACCATGCATGCCATAACCATGATCCATTCAGTTTCGTCTCTGATCAGAATGACACCTCCAACATGAAGATAATGTACAGACCCTACGGCTATCAACTGCACTAGATGGATATCCTGGACAGGAGTCAACTGTTCAATGAATAACGCTCCTCATCACCAGCTTGAAATTTGCAGAAACCTAGATAATTCCAACGAAAAACAAGTTCAGATCCACAGTGCGTGTCAGTGCTTGCAGCCATGCCAAAAATATAACCGAGAAGAACAATGTATATTTTGACCAGACTTTAGAGACCTTGTTAAAAAAAAACCTTTGGCATCAATCAGGGTCATGTTAAACTGCAAAAGGTGGAAGCGGACAGGTATGACTTTGGGTAACAACCAGCAGTCACAAGTCATTCGAAGTGTGTGGGCTGTCTGGCTCCCGGGATGGCAGAAAAATAAGCATACAGAAACAGACTAAAAGGCGATTCGTGGGCTtccaaggaaaagaaaaaggagaacTGGTACCTCAGAGGCATACACAAACCTACTGCCGCCAAAGATCAATGGACGAACCAAATTAACTAGTATTCTGGTGATAAATCAGCCTTCATTGCAGCGACTATGATTTTCTACTTCGAAATACAGCATGGTGCAGACAAGGCAAAAGCAAAATAGTTTTCCTCGCCTGAAGCCAGGCTCCAACAAAGTGAAGCTCCGACCTGCGACAACTACGATTACTGAAAGCCGAAAAGGCAGTTATAAGGAGAATAATGTAACTCAGGTTTAACTAGCAAATGAGATTGGGTTACCACAAGTGACCGATGAATGGTGAGACATTTAAACATTACCATAGCTTACTACTACTTACTACAAGCGAGCTATGAATGGTGAGACATTTAAGCATCACCCTAGTACCGACATCAAATTCGcaatgtgcaacacactttataATGCTGGTAGTCCAAATAATGCAAAGCCAAGGGAACAACATTTTGGCCAGATGCTTCTGGTTAGATCCTAAGGTCAGTCACGTGATGCAAAAGAACAAAGAACATCATTAGCATCAATCGACATCATGTTGAATTGCAAAGGTATAGTGGGTTATTAAGGTCTGACTTCTGGAACAGGTCCACAAGGTTGCTTTAAGGGGTGGCAGAAAATATAAGGTAAGGCTAGGAACAGTAGCCATTGGACAAGGGGGGTTAGTATGCGAATCTTATCTCTCTATTAGACTAGATAAAAGAAGTTGAACTAAAACTTGATATAAACTGTTGCAGTTCAAACACATCTTACTGAAGTGCAGGATGCAAGGACAGCAAATCCCTCAACCTACAAAACACTTTGAATGTTGCTCCACTATCGCAACTACTTCCATGATGTGTAGCATCATATGAGAGAAAGCACCTGATGTATTTAGTTTCATTGGCCTATGGTCATGCATGGGTTTGACAAAGTCAATTCAACATATATGCCTATCAGTCAAACATCATAAATAAATCATAAATTTGTAACAACTATACATGACATAGGTAGTGGAAATTGAGGTACAGAAGATTTCGTTATTATGTACTCCTTCAATGGAACATGAAATTGAATTGCACAACCTGCCATAAAGTAAGCAATAAAGGGAGCCAGAGGTGTGTGCCTGCATTATCGCAGATATACTGTTCTATGAAATTTTTCACACGACAACAAACAGTAGGAAAAGGAAATGATTAATAACCACATTCATATACCAATTTTCTTCTTTACTACTTTCTTTGTTGTAAACAATCAGTAAAGAATGTGATTATCGCTCGAACAAAATAATCAGAGAGTCTAGAGTTGGGGTTATAAGACAGGCCAGCCAATAGTACCTATTTCGCGATAACTTCCTTGTGAGCTTTAAATGACAAAATCACATTCCATGCAAGGGATACAAAATTAGCAGCAAGAACCTGGAAAACAAATGGTAGTAAGTCGGCAAGGGCAACACACGCAGCATGCTAGTATAACTTTTGAAAATGAGCGTCTTCAAAGACCTGAAACTTCTGAGGGACAAAGTAAAAATTGAAAAACTGAAATGGTATCCATAATTGCCAATTTGCCAACACTGATGATAACCACTCCTGTAGATGTTAGAAACAAAAATTAAACGGCAAGAAAAGAGCAAATGCATGTCATAGCAGGGATGAAAGAGTACAGAAGGGTTCATCTCACCTGCTTAAGCTTTGGCACTACAAGAGAGGGTTTTCCCTCCAAGGTGACCAGTAAGCTCATAAAAACACCGATGAAAATGGGAGCGAAAATAAACTGAGGAGAAGATAAAACAAAATAGTCAAAAGAAAATATGACAATTGTAGACACAAAGAAAGTACAGGACATGGAAGCAAAATTCAAGACTATAAATCTGTCCTTGGGGTTGCAAGGGAGAGAAAGAAAATGCAAACCTGATCAAGTATAAGGCGAACAATGGCGCCTGATGCCCCACTGATTGTCACTAATTTACTCAAATACAAGTACCTGCAAATGGAGACTAATTATCAAACAAACAGCAGTGGCAGAAAAAAGCTAGCTACACTACATGGTACTGATAATTACTTTTGAAGCTCAGAAGAGATTACCAGACATGTAAAGTTGGCGCCACAAGGGCAAGGCCCAAAAATGTGAATACAAATGTTCTCCTCAAATCAAGCTCTGGAACTCGATCAATAACAAGCTGGAACAGAAAGAAAATTAAAATTAGGACTACACATGCAGGTGTTTAAGTAGCAAGCAGCAGCAATAGCCATAAATATAGGACCAAAACACTTCAATGAGCCAGCAAGGCCAGTTATCAACATATGGAAAAAAATAATATTAAGCACGTTTTCAAATCACTACTGCAATCCCCTATGCAGTCAATGGATTGAACTTCTTAGGTTATTTTTCCTTTGCGTGCTTGTTTGTGTGTTTATCTTCCATTTTCGGCATGGCAGCATACATAAAATTCACTAATTGGTAACAACATCATTGTTATTACATAGTAGATTAGGAGTCTATAATACTTTGCTTGTCTGAGAATTCATCAAAGGCCAACTATAACTATGTAGTACTATTGTTACAAAAAAATAACTTCGCATACTTCAGGGCATGTCATGCCTGGGAACAAATCAATTTCAGTGCCAACTCAGATTTATTTAGGATTGACACAACTGATTTGCGCTGGAAAATAAATCTGAGCTAATTAGGTTGAACAAAGCGATTGGATTCCAGTCCTTCAATCGCATGAACCATACACTTTGGCAATAGTTTCATGGTCTACAAACCAAACAGTGACATAGTAGTACTAGACTGCCTGAAAGTCATTACTGACTACGAAATCCATGCTGCATTGCACAAAGACTGAAGCCAAATGCTTGCTACATTGCATAAAGACTGGAGCCAAACGCTGCAAGTATTACCTGGCAGATGAGGTCCCCGGCCAGAGTTAGGACAGCAGACGTGACCGCCTTAGTCGCAATCGGGTTCTTATCCAGAGCCACCAGGTACCTGTCACGATGCACAAGCGCAATTTGAATATTTGAACACTTGGATTCTGAATTGCGTGTCAGGGAGCAGCACCCACGGGCCACGGCAGAGCAGAAGCACCGAGCGCGGAATCGAATTACCATGCCAGGAAGACGCGCCAGTCCTTGGCGCCTCCTCCGGTGGGTCCTGCGGCCGGAGCGGGACCGCTGCAGAAGGAGGCGGCGCGGAGCGGCTGGACGCGCCCAGCCTCGCGCGGCCGCACGGCTGATGGGGCGGAGAGGGCGGCGGGTCGCGGGGGGTGAGGAGGAAGGCGCATCGCGAGGCGGCGGGAGAGGAGATGACGCGAGGCTTGCCCCGCGGAGGCGgagacggcgacggcgacagcgCGCGGCGCGAGGAGGGACAGCCGGAGCGCGGACGCCATGgccatggctgctgctgctgcaatggAGGATGACGGTGACAGAGGGTTGGGGACTTGTTGGGGTTTTGCGGAGGCGTTTCCTCGCTAGGTTTAGAATACAGATTTACGTCTCCCTTGTAGCGAAATCGGAAATCTGAGATACGTAATAGAAGTGGTAGTAGTTCACTGGGTCTGGGCTCATTTGAGCACTTCTTCCTTTTTGGCCCATTTGTGTGCACCTGGCCGACCCTAAGGAGAGGAGGAGTTCACTGGGCCATCTGCAGTGCTGATGTCAATTTACTGCAGtcctttttttttttatcttgttcaGTGTCACTACTCACTACCGCATCGCTCATGGACATCCTTTGGTCTGCTGAATCACCACCCAGCTCAAATATTGGCAAAAGAGAGTCGTTGAGGTCACCACGTGCACAAATATTCGCAGAAACTGGCCGTcaagaatagaggcaagatcagttGGAAATACCTGACGAACCCACTGCCTAATGTCGAGTTCTCCGACAAACATAGGACCTGTAAAGACTTCAAGGAGCATGATTATGTAGCTGAACACGTCTTCTCCCAGTAAAGACTTCAAGGAGCATGATTATGTAGCTGAACACGTCGCTCTGACGCGATGCCTTTCCTAGAGCTCCATACTCTACTCAGGCAATCCAAAAAACAATGAAAACATCGTTAATTTTTCAAAGGCAGTAATCAATGGCTAAGGGACAAAAAACTTAACTGGGAAATGTCTTAGCCGTATTAGGTCTTGTTGGATGTAGTCGGATTCGTATGAATCCACATGTGTCGGGGTGGATTTAAgtggaacttgaactaaattccatctcaatccacctcaacacaagtggattgagatgaatctgACAATATCCAAACATTCATAATCAACAATTTCAGTTGACATCATTTCTCCAAATATTTCTATGATGCAGGATCTTAACTTCCGGTCTAAATCTTGGAGCATAGTCTTATTATATTATGTAACCAAAAGATCTCTTAAAGGCAATTCAGAGCTGCAATTGAGGTTTCGTTTGATCCTTCCCACCATGAGCACTTTCTCGAAACATGATGGACATATGACAATTATAATGTAAGCATGTACGCAATTTCATATTCATCACAAGTTAATTTTGACAATGTCAGTAGGCCAACCGACTGAATAATAAAAATTCCCAACTATATAGTATTACTGCTATTGTACAGACACTAACATCTTTTACCACTGCTACCCAAGCTTAATATTTGCATGATTAATTTATTTGGCATTCACAAGATATCATTTCTTAAATTCCGACAGCAACGCGTGGGGTATTCACCTAATTACTTTAATTTTAGGAGGACTATTAACTGCGTTTTGCGATCGACAATGATTAACCACTTCGTAAATAATTGAAAATCAGCCTGAAAAGAAAAACACGTTTCACAAATAAGAAACAGTCAAATACACGGTCCAACATTAAGGCCATGcttgcttctcttataatccgtattctggaacagtgtttttctctcacaacgaatcaGTCGGGACAgtatttcagcttattttttcagcgaagcgaacggggcctaaattcTTTCAGCCCACGATCGATAAAATGCTTTCGAATCGTCGGCAACTGTCTAGGCGCCGAACACTCGGCACATATCATGCCCCTCTCTCTGGACTGAGTTGAGACTGACCGTGTTGAGCCGCTTCAGATGTTGGCTGAATTGCGTCCTTTGCAGCGTTAAAACCTGCTCCAGGCTTACAAATCTAGCTACTAGGCCTCATGTCCGAGCACAAGCAAGTTGGAAAAAGCTCTCGGTTGGTCACCCAGTTGTCTTTTCCTTCGTCTACAGTGTTACAAAGCAATCCgttcatcaagaagaagaaccaaTAGGATTACAGAGATCCCATCCAACCAGATTAGTGACATGGATCAACCTTAGCCTTAGATCTAAATCCAACCATCAGTGTAATCTCTCCCTGTAATCACTGTAGTTTCGTACGGACTACTCCATCTTTCGGAACCGACATCACCGGGAGCGCTACCCGTTGGGAAGCCGCGTATCCGCGTCCCCGAACGGGCGTCTGACAACTCCCGTGGCGTCGCTTCAACCTGTATAAATTGTGAGATCGATCAATGGAAAAGTATGGTTCGATTCATTCTTTCTCTCAATCACTACTGCTTTTAAACACGTTATCAGCACGCTCTGAGAATCGAGAGAAGTTTCGTCGAGAAAGGCAAAATGTCCGAAGTTGTTGGCAAATTAAAAGACAAAGAATTTGACCAACTCGCACTTGATGGACATAATTTTCCAACATGGTCAATGGATCTCAAAGTTAGCCTCTCTTTACGGGGATTTTATCATGCCATTCTTCCACCAAAAGAGGGTACTTCGGCACCTGATGACAAAACTAAATATAGTGCCTTATACATCATAAGGGCTCATATACATCCAGACCTCAAGTCTGAATATTTGATGGAAGAAGATCCACGCACTTTGTGGAATGCTCTCAAACAACGCTATGAACAGCAAAAGGCAATTGTCTTACCTGAAGCTTTGCATGAATGGAACCATCTCCGTCTACAGGATTTTAAGACTGTTGGAGAATACAATCATGCAATTCACAAACTTTGTGCAAAACTCAAATTTTGTGAGAAAGAGCCTTCTGATGCGGACAAAATAGAGAAGACTTTGTCTACTATGATGCCTGCAGATAGAATCCTTCACCAACAATACCGTGAGCGAAATTTCCAAGTTTATTCTGAGATAATTAATACTCTACTTCAGGCCGAACGGCATAATGAGATCCTTCTTTGGAACTCAAATAAATGCCCATTGGGTGCTGCCCCATTACCTGAAGTACACACAACCACTCAGAACACAAACAAACAGGATGGTGCCAACAGGAAACCATTCAGGAAATTCAAAAACAAAGGTAAAGGTAAAGGACAAGGTAACAATAACAAGCGCAAAAGAGAGCAAAAACCGCATGATTTTAACAAGGGTAAGGACATTCCTAAAAAGAATTTTGACAAATCCCAACTTTGTCAAAAATGTGGTTGTTACAGCCACATCACTAAGAAATGTCGTACCCCCCGTCACTTGGTTGACTTGTACTTAAAGTCCGTTGGTCGTGATCGCCCAAATCAAGGACGCAAGTACGAAGCTCATTTCAACTTCCAGAATGATGTTACGATGCAAGATGTTGCTCCGTACAACTTCACTAATGACATTAACATGGCAGAAGCTAGTTGCTCCAAAAGTGTCCCCGATACACTGAGCAACCACAAGACTCCACCACCTACGAAAGACGACTTAATGGACACGGACAAGATGCTTGTAGAGTTTGCCTCTACTGACATGTTTGGAGATCTCAATTAGACTCCCATGGTCCCTAATTAGTACTATGTACTCATTATGTCCCGACAAAGTGTTGTAAATTATTGCTAAATATAGCAGTCTTGTAAATATTTGTGGCTTGTATGCTATATCCTATATATAGCACATATATGTACCAAGCACAATCGAAAATCAATAAAGTatgtataattatatatatatgtcattctCAGATTTTTAATTCTTTTTCATATATATAGATTTCTACGGGACAAATCCAATGGAGGAGGAAATGTGCCTTGTAGATAGTGGTACTACAAATTCTATACTAAGGGACACCAAATATTTCCTAACTCTAACTAAGAGACAAGGAAATGTCATAACAATCGCTGGACGCGATGCGACGATAGTAGGCTCTGGTTGCGCTACTATTACGCTCCCCATGGGTACTCAAATAACAATTGAGGATGCATTATTGTATCCCGATTCAACTCGTACCTTACTTAGCTATAGAGATATCCGTAAAAACGGATTTCACGTGGAAACACATGAAGAACATAAAGAGGAATTTCTCCTCTTAATTAAAGATACCGAACATGGCAAACAACTTCTTGAGAAAATTCCCTCTTTACCATCTGGAATATATTATACATACATCAGACCCGTACCACATGTTGCCTATAAAATAATTTTTCAGAATGTTAATGCATTCCAAACTTGGCATGATCGCCTTGGTCACCCTGGCATAGGGATGATGCGAAAAATTATAAACAATTCCCATGGTCACAACTTAGCTAATTCTAAGTTCCCAGAATCTTCTGATTTTACATGCACCGCATGTGCAACTGGGAAATTGATTTTAAGACCATCTTATCTTAAGATCAAAGCTGAACCACTTAAATTTCTTGAAAGAATTCAAGGAGATATTTGTGGTCCTATTACTCCATCATCTGGGTCATTCAAATATTTcatggttctaatagatgcatctaCACGATGGAATCACGTGTGCTTATTATCCACACGCAACCATGCTTTTGCCAAAATAATAGCTCAAGTTATTAGACTTAGAGCAAATCATCCTGAACATCAGATAAAATCTATTAGAATGGACAATGCTGCTGAATTTTCCTCAAAAGCTTTCAATGACTATTGCATGGCTCTAGGAATTCAAATTCAGCACTCAGTTCCATATGTCCATACTCAAAACGGTTTAGCAGAAGCTCttatcaaaagagttaagctaaTAGCAAGACCACTATTGTAGAATTGTAATCTACCAACTTCATGTTGGGGTCATGCAGTCTTACACGCTGCTGACTTACTACAATTGCGACCAACTGCATATCATACTGCTTCCCCACTACAATTAGTACGTGGAAATCCACCGAGTATTTCCCATCTGCGGAAATACGGTTGCGCTGTATATGTACCGATTTTACCACCAAAGCGTACATCTATGGGTCCACACAGGAAATTAGGGATCTATGTCGGGTATCAATCTCCGTCGATCATTAAATACCTGGAGCCCCTTACAGGGGACCTATTCACGGCCCGATACGCTGACTGTATCTTCAATGAGGATCATTTCccggcattagggggagattacAAGTACCAAAATCAATGCTCGGAAATAAATTGGGATGCACAAGACATCTCCACTCATGATCCACGTACACAAGAATCTGAACTTCAAGTTcagaaaatcataaatttgcaaAACATAGCAAATAATCTGCCAGACGCATTTACTGATTATAAAGGTGTCACTAAATCCTATCATCCTGCTAGGAATGTGCCTGAAAGAATAGAGGTACCAAATAAAACTATTCAACTCCCACCTTCGAAACCGGTTCTAGGTAAGAGGGGGAGAAGTAAGGCTATCAATCAGGATGTGGCTCCTAAACGCCAAAGGAAACAGGATAACAAAAATTCTAAATCAGTAAATGTGACACAACAACAAGTTGTGGGACACCAAGTGAATAAACAAAATTCACATCCCACATCAACAGTGCACTCAGTACCTGATGTTGGGACATCGGAACACCCTGACGCTATCGTATTGGAAAATAACGAACCATCACGAGGGGTACAAGAAATTTCCATAAACTACATTGATTCTGGAGAATCATATGACCGAAAGACTACAATTGTCGACATATACTTTGCCAAAACAATTGCCGAAATTATCCAAACTGATCCAGATCccaagaccatggcagagtgcaTAAAGCGCTCGAACTGGaacaaatggaaagaagcaattcaAGCAGAGTTAGCCTCGCTCACAAAAAGAAAGGTATTCTCATCAGCAATACCTACACCTTCACAAATCTTCCCTATGGGATTTAAATGGGTTTTCGTCCGAAAACGGAATGAAAATAATGAGGTGGTGAGATACAAAGCGAGACTTGTAGCACAAGGGTTCACGCAGAGACCTGGCATTGATTTCAATGAAACATACTCTCCAGTTATGAGTGGAATAACTTTCCGATATTTAATAGCATTGGCAGttcaaaatcatctatctatgcAGTTGATGGATGTAGTGACAGCATATTtatatgggtcacttgattcGGACATTTACATGAAGGTTCCCGATGGAATTCCTATTCCGAATCCTAAAGCAAGTCGCGCCACATATTGTGTGAAACTTAATAAGTCACTATATGGCTTAAAACAGTCAGGACGGATGTGGTACAACCGACTGAGTGAATTCCTATTACAAAAGGGATACACCAATAACGATGATTGTCCATGTGTCTTCATAAAGAAATCCCAAACAGGGTTCTGTATTATATCCGTATATGTGGATGATTTAAATATCATTGGCAACCCACATGATATCAATGAAGCACGCAATCTCTTAAAGACGGAATTTGAGATGAAGGATTTAGGTCAAACTAAATTTTGCTTGGGTTTACAAATCGAGCACCTTCACTCAGGAATATTAGTGCATCAATCTGCCTATATCCAGAAAACACTAGAGAAATTTAATATGCATAAATCATATCCATCCAAAACTCCCATGGTTATTCGGACTCTAGACATGgagaaagatccatttagaccaaAGAACAAAGATGAAGAGGTACTGGGGCCCGAGGTCCCATATCTCAGTGTCATTAGAGCACTAATGTATCTTGCAAATCAAACTAGACCTGACattgcatttgcagtaaatttacTGGCTAGATATAGTGCTACTCCAACTAAACGTCATTGGACGGGAGCCAAACAAATCTTGCGATATCTCAATGGCACCAAAGATCTTGGATTATTTTTCCAAAGAAACCAAGATCCAACTGTAATTGGATACACTGATGCTGGCTATTTATCTGATCCCTATAATGGCCTATCCCAGACAGGCTTTGTATTCCTATATGGAGGAACAGCTATATCATGGAAGTCATCTAAACAGACTTTAGTAACAACTTCCACAAATCATTGTGAAATTGTTGCACTATATGAAGCATCACGGGAGTGTGTATGGCTCCGCAGAATGATTAATCACATACAGCAATCTAGTGGGATTGGTCCCATTGAATCACCcacaattatctatgaagataatgcTGCTTGTATTACACAAATGGAAACAGGTTATATCAAAAGCAATATAACTAAACATATTTCTCCCAAATTATTTTATCCTCATGAATTACAAAAGAATGGAGAAATAAAAATCTTGCAAACAAAGTCTTGTGATAATCTTGCAGATTTATTCACTAAGTCATTACCAGGTCCCATGTTCCAAACTTTTGTTCATAGTATTGGTATGCGACGACTTAAAGACTTGCAAGTTTCAGGGGGAGATAATCTCTGAAAATAATCATTTGTGTTAAATATTATATTGCACTCTTTTCCTATTATGAGTTTTTACAAAAAAAACTTTCTCataaaaggtttttaatgaggcaatatcTAATATATAATATGTCATATTTCCTATTTTCTCACAAGAGGTTTTTAAGGGGAATATCAAAGGCATTCTCTTCCTCATATTTTCCCACGTGGTTTTGGAGGAGGACATTGCCCATAGACCATTATATTGTTCTAAACTAAATTATGGATTTTTCCTATAAAGTTTTTTTTTCCGTATAAGTTTACAATGGACAATAATCTAAAAATATGTCATATCATTTCTCCTGATTTTTCCCCACTGGATTTTTGAGGAGTTTAATGACATATCAACAATATAGCAcctcatatttttcctacaagGTTTTTAGAGGCCCTGAAGATATTATTTGATCTCAAGACTGGATGCGATCAGGGGGAGTGTTACGAAGCAATCCgttcatcaagaagaagaaccaaTAGGATTACAGAGATCCCATCCAACCAGATTAGTGACATGGATCAACCTTAGCCTTAGATCTAAATCCAACCATCAGTGTAATCTCTCCCTGTAATCACTGTAGTTTCGTACGGACTACTCCATCTTTCGGAACCGACATCACCGGGAGCGCTACCCGTTGGGAAGCCGCGTATCCGCGTCCCCGAACGGGCGTCTGACAACTCCCGTGGCGTCGCTTCAACCTGTATAAATTGTGAGATCGATCAATGGAAAAGTATGGTTCGATTCATTCTTTCTCTCAATCACTACTGCTTTTAAACATACAGTCCCCACCTTCTAGGACTCACTTTCgctgtttttttagaaaaaaaagtaTCTCATCTCATTCTGTTTTCCCGAAGACATCTTATGTTTtttagagaaaaaaaataaaacctcacaaatttatttattttgccACGGATGGATCCATCCGTCGCTACGGTCACTCGTGTCAATTATTCAaataataatccacgatccaTAAATCAGTCCAATGTCAATTATTCAAATAGACATGCATCGGCCTTCTCTGAAATCACCACACCACACATGAATGGATGCGATGGAGGTGAAGACCCTGTCAAATTTCTATtgaatgttttttattttttttgtatcTATTTCTTGC
This sequence is a window from Miscanthus floridulus cultivar M001 chromosome 10, ASM1932011v1, whole genome shotgun sequence. Protein-coding genes within it:
- the LOC136486210 gene encoding protein sym-1-like — protein: MAMASALRLSLLAPRAVAVAVSASAGQASRHLLSRRLAMRLPPHPPRPAALSAPSAVRPREAGRVQPLRAASFCSGPAPAAGPTGGGAKDWRVFLAWYLVALDKNPIATKAVTSAVLTLAGDLICQLVIDRVPELDLRRTFVFTFLGLALVAPTLHVWYLYLSKLVTISGASGAIVRLILDQFIFAPIFIGVFMSLLVTLEGKPSLVVPKLKQEWLSSVLANWQLWIPFQFFNFYFVPQKFQVLAANFVSLAWNVILSFKAHKEVIAK